The stretch of DNA GGAGGCCAGATCCGTGGACCCCGTATACCGCGTCGATCCACACGACTCGAAGTCCTGATAGTCCAGGAAGAACCCGCCGAACACCTTGGTAAACGCCGTGTTGAACACGAGCCGATCACTCGCAATGAACGTGTGCGTTGCCTGATGCGTCGGCGTGCGAAGCGCGCCCCAGAACTTCTCGCCTGTCTGCTGCTGCGTCGCTTCTTTCTCCGTGTTGGCTGTCGCGTTGCGTGCATTGCGCCGCTTGTTGTCGGTGCCGAGCTGGTACTGGAATTTGTGCGAGGCGTTCAACTGGTAGTTGAGTTTGACCTGCTGGTGCTTGAGGATGGTCTGATCGTTCGACAGGCAATCCTGCACATCTTCGAGGTCGGCAAACGTGATGGCGTCGGCGCCAACCAGCAACGATCCAGCCCGCTGTGCATCGGCATACCCCACGCACTCGGCTCTCGAGCGATCGAAGAAGTTGACCACACCCGCGTTGATGGCCTGTTTGTCCACCGCCGCCCACCACCACAGCCGGTTCTTCACGATCGGCCCGCCGTACTCACCCGAAATGTTGTAGATCTTCTTGATCGGCGCGCCCGACAGGAAGCCCGACGTGCCCTTTGCGAACTGCGCTTCGGTCACGTTGTTGTTCTGCATCTTGTCGTTTTCGAACGTGCCCACCACCGATCCCTTGAACACGTTGCTGCCGCTCTTGGTGATCAGGTTGATCGACAAACCCGACGACTGCACCGACACGTCGCCGCCGCCGTTGGTCACCGAGATCTGGTCGAACGAATCGAAATTGAAGTAGGTCGGCGATGAGTTCGACGACAGGTCCGTGATGGACCCACCTTCGAGGTTCCACTGCACACTCGCGCCCGTGCCGCGCGACGCCAGGCCCACCTGCTGGCCCGACGATGAGCCGCCGACGTTGAGGCCGGCCTGCACGCCGGGGGTCATGTTGATGATTTGCCACGGGTCACGCGCCGTCGGAATCTTCTCGAGAATCTCCGACGTGAACGTCGCACCCGACGTGGTCTTCTTCGTGTCAACGACGGGGGCCGCCGCCGAGACGGTCAGTTCTTCCGACATCGCGCCGACTTCCAGCTTCATGTCCACCGGCGCGTTGAAGCCGCTGGTGATCACAATGTTGTTGCGGACCACTTTTTTGAAGCCGCTCAGTTCAAACGTCACCGAGAACGTCCCGTTCGGCACCGTCGGAATCTGGTACGCGCCACTGCTGCCGGTCACCACCACAAGCGGCGCCTGCAGCGCCGGCCCGGTCACCGTCACGGTCACGCCCGGCAGTACGCCGCCGGAGGTGTCAGTCGCTTTCCCGAAGATCGATCCCTGCGCCAGGGCCGCTCCGGTCATCATCACCGTCGCCGCGGCGGCGAACAGCATTACCCGAAAGACTCGCATCATCCTTTTTCTCCTCAATGCCACAACGGTGTTGCCTTGACGGATGTGTTGTGGCGAGGAGCGATGTTAGGACGCTGTGTCTTTATCGAATCATGACCCTTTCGTGACTTCTGCGATCACGGGTAAGCGGTCGACTCAGACCCGCTGGTGGTCAGCCTTCCAGTTCTTGATCATGAGCTTGATCTGCTTCTGGTTGGTGATGCCGTCGCGAAGCACCGTCTGAGCCAATTCGGGCAGTTCGGCGTCGCTGGCAAAGCGGAGGGCGATCAGTTGGCTCGTCGTGAACTCGCTGATCTTCGGGTGAAGCCCGGCGGGCCACAGTTCCCGCAGCAGCATGCGCATCTCGAGGCGAATCACGCGGTCCTGCGCCTTCAGCGCAAACATCCGCGCCAGAAACGCCATGAGCAGGAGGGCAAGGGCCGTCGCGGCCGCGAGGATCGTAGGCGTAGCGGGTGCCTGCATCGCGACCTTGGCCGCCCAGATGAAATTCACCAGCAAGATCGGGACGGCGACAAAGTGAAATGCGGGGACGAACTTGGTGTGGTTCTTATAGCTCTGTGCGGGTTCGGACATGAATGACCTCGCCGCGAATGATACCTTGCCGGCGGTCTACTGGCGGAGCGTGGTGGCGGGGTCGAGGCGGAGGATGCGCAGTGCCGGAATCACGCTGGCCACTGCGGCAACGACCAGGAGGAACGCGGCGGCGCCGGTGTACGTCAGGGGATCACGTTCCGCCACACCGTAGAGGACAGAGGCCACCAGGCTCGACGCCGGCACGGCGAGCAGCGCGCCGATGACGACGCCAATGGCGACGAGGACGACGCCGCTCTCAGCAACCGACCGGACCAGGCCAGATGGCGAGGCGCCGAGCGCGAGGCGAATGCCGAACTCGCGAGTACGCTCGGTCACCGAATGCGAGATCAGACCGTGCAGGCCGATCGCCGCCAGGAGCAAGGCGACGAGCGCCAGCGCGCCCACGAGCAGCATCAGCATGCTGTGTTCGGCCGTGGCACTGGCGCGCACATCCGACATCTGCCGGATCTGGCCGAGCGGCAGCAATGGGTCCACGCCGGCCATCGCGTCTGTCAGGGCTCTCGCGGCGGTCTCAGGTGAGCTGGCGCGCACCGTCCACACGGGCGGGAACCAGATGTGGGTGCCCACAATCCCCTGGTTGACTTGCGCGGCGGGCAGATAGATCGTGGGCGACGACACGACCGGGCCGGGCACCAGGCCATCCACCTGGAAGCCCGGACGCATCTGGACGTCGCCGGCCACGCCCACCACTTCACGCTGGGCGCCGGCAAATTGAATCATGCGCCCCATGACGTCCCGGTCCTTCGAGTAGAGCCGGCTGAACGCCTCGTTCACGACCAGCACAGGCAATGTGGTTGCAGCGTCAGAGGCGCGGAACTCACGGCCCCGGTTCACCGGGATCTGGAAGGTCCTGAAAAAGTCCGGCGAGACGTACATGACGCTGGCGGTGCGGCCGCGTTCTTCGCCCGGGTACCTGAACCCCATGTTGAGCACCCGTTCGTACGGCAGGCCGAGCGAGACGGCAGCCGCGTCCACGCCCGGCGTCAGCCGCAATCGCTCGAGGGTCTTGTCGAACAGCACGTTGACCTCGATCGGCGACGGATAGCGTGCATCGAGCAGCGACACGGCCGTGGTCGTCAGGCCTTGCGGGTTGAAACCAGGTTTCAGCGACTGGAGGTTCACGAACGTGCGCACGAGCAAGCCCGCGCTGACGAGCAACACGACACCGAGGGCGACCTGCGCGACGATCAGGCCACGACGGGTCCAGTGGCTTGCGCCACCGGCCACCGAGCGGTTGCCGCCTTCAATGAGCGCCGCCTGCACGTCGAGACGCGTCACCTGCCAGGCGGGAACCAGCCCGAAGATCAGGCTGGTCAACAACGACAATCCGGCACACCACACCACGACCGGCCCATCAATCGTGACGCGTTGCCAGTCGAGGAACCGGTCGCCTGAAATCGCCTGAAGGCCGCCGAGTCCGAGCCAGCCAACCAGCAGGCCTGCGGCGCCTCCGGCGAGGGCCAACACCAGGCTCTCGGTCATGAGCTGCCTGATGACCGAAGCGCGACCACTGCCCAGCGCCATGCGCGTCGCCAGTTCCTTCGAACGTGCGCCCCCTCTTGCCAGGAGCAGTGCGGCGAGGTTGACGCACGCGATCACGAGCACGGTGGCCACGGCAGCACTCAGCATCACGATGGGCTCGCGATTGTCGGCCGAAAGTACTTCCTTGAGCGGTTCAAGCCCGGCGGTGACGGTCACGTCCGCCGCGCTGAACTGGACGCGCATCGCTTCGGCGACCGCCGGGCCGACCTGCCTTTCCGCATCAGCAACCGATTGTCCATCCGGCACTCGCACAATCACGGCGTAGTTGGTGCCGCCGCCCTCACCGCTCGTCGTCGGCCGCAGTGGCGTCCACACGTCGGCATCCACTGTGCCCCGGAACCCCTCGGGCATGATGCCGATGACCTGCCAGGGTTCGCCACGAAGCAGGATCGTTTGCCCGAGGATCGAGTTGTTGCCGGCGAAGGCGCTCATCCACAACGCATGACTGAGGATGGCGACCGCCGGTCCGCCCGGCACATCCTCGTCAACCGTGAACTCGCGTCCCACCGCCGGCAGCACACCCAGCACGCGGAAGAATCCCGCGCCCACCCGCTGCTGGTCGGCGAAGCGCGCCTGCTGATTCACCACCAGATTTACGCCCGCCGTCCAGTTGGTGAATACGGCGGCCCCGGCGCCCATCGGACCAGACGCCAGCGCCTTCCAGGTGGCGCCATCAACGGAGTGGCCACTGCCGCTCCCTCGAGGCGACGCAAACTCGGTGCTGACCAGCGCGAGCCGGTCGGCGTCCGGAAATGGCAGGGGCTTGAGCAGCAGCGCGTTCGCCAGACTGAACACGGCGGTGTTGGCGCCGATCACCAGCGCCAGGGTGGAGATGGCGGTGATCGTGAACGCCGGCGTCCGTCGCAGCATCCGGACCGCATACCGGACGTCACGGCTGAATGTCTCGACGAAGGGCAGTCGTTGCATATCGTCCATCTCCTCGCGCCTCGACCGCGCGTTACCCAGCGACAGGTGTGCCTGACGTCTGGCCTCAGCAACAGGAACGCCGCGGGCAACCAGGTCATCAATGTGCATCGCCAGATGCAGGCGCAACTCCTCGTCGCGATCGCGATCGCGACGGGCCCGGCCGAATAGTCGTTTCCAGAACATCACACCGGCCGCATCACGCGCGCCACCGCGCGCGCCAGCGCCTCCCACCGGGTGGCTTCAGTCGCGAGCTGGCGCTTGCCCTTCGCGGTCAGCTTGTAGAATCGCGCGCGGCGGTTGCTGCCCGACGTCCCCCAGTACGACGTGATCCACCCGCGCCCCTCAATGCGCTGCAGCGCCGGGTACAACGACCCCTGCTCCACCTGCAGCACATCGTCGGAGCGCCGGGCAATGGTGGAGGCGATGTCGTAGCCATGTGCCGGGCCGAGCTGCAGCGTCTGCAGCACGAGTAAATCCAGCGTGCCCTGCAGCAGATCGCCCTGTGTTCCCGTCGCCTTGCGTGTCATCCTCCGGCCCTCCACTAGATGTCCTGATGTTGCACCGTTAGAACGACTAGTGGAGGCTTGGACGACGGGACCGCGCCAAAGGTTGGCAGGCCCCCGGGACCCCTGGACTCCCGGACCCCAGGACTCCGAGCCGGACCCTGGACTCTGGACCCTGGACCCTGGACTCCGACCCCTGGACCCTGGACTCTGGACCCGGGACTCTGGACTCCGGACCCGCGTGCGGTAGAGTCTTTTGCTATGACGAAGTGGGGTCCGCGATCTGTCCACATCGCCACCGCGGGACTGGCCCTGGTTTCCGGCCTGGCCGCACTCTCGGCCGCGCCGACCGAGAACTGGCCGGGCTTCCGCGGCCCGGCTGCCAACGGTGTGGCCGAGGCCCCTGGCCTGCCGCTGACCTGGTCGAAGACCGAAAACGTGAAGTGGGCGATCGATGTGCCCGGGCGCGGGTGGTCGTCGCCGGTCATCTGGAATCGCGTCGTGTACCTGACGTCGGCCATCAGCGGCAAACCCTTCAAGCAGCCCTCACCGGGCCTGTATGGCAACGACTACATCGCGGAGCTTCGCGCGAAGGGCGTGCCGGCCGCTGAAGTCAATCGCCTGGTACGAGCCCGCGACAACGAAATTCCGGAGGAGTCGGACGAAATCCGCTACATGGTCTACGCCTACAACGCGCAGACCGGAAAGCTGCTCTGGGAACGAGAGGCCCACAAGGGCTTGCCGTTTGGCGGCCGCCACCGCAAGAACACCTACTCGTCGGAAACGCCGTTTACCGACGGCGAACGGCTGTATGTGTCGTTCGGTCAGAACCTCGGCCTGTTCGTCTATTCGCTCGACGGCACGCTGCTCTGGAAGAAGCAGTGGTCCCCGCAACGCATCTATCTCGATTTCGGCACGGCCTCATCGCCGGTGGTCCATGCAGGCAAGGTCTTCCTGCTGCAGGACAGCGAGCAGGAGTCTTTCCTGACCGCGCTCGATGCAAAGACCGGCGCCGAGTTGTGGCGCACACCCAGGTCATCAAAAGGACTGCTGCATTCGTCCTGGAACACGCCGTACCTCTGGACGCACGCGGGTCGGACCGAGGTGGTGACGACGGGCCACGGATCGGTGCGGTCGTACGACCTCGATGGCAAGGAACTATGGCGCATCACCATTGCCGGCACGACCATGCCGACACCGTCGGCGTTTGCCGCCAATGGACTGCTGTTCGTCGGCACCGGCGCGCAAGGCGGCGACGCCAGCCGTCCGTTTTTTGCCGTCCGGCCCGGTGCGTCGGGCGACATCTCGCTCACCGGTGACGCAACGAGCAACGAGTTCATTGCCTGGTCGCATCCACGCGCGTCGGGCTACACGCCCTCGGCCATCCTGCACAGCGGACGCATGTACCTGCTCCACGACACGGGCATCATGACGGTGCTCGACGCCGAAACCGGCAAGGAACTCTACAAGGCCCGCGTCGGCGGCACCGGCCACACCTTTTCGGCATCGCCCATCGCTCTCGGCGACCGCCTCTTGTTCCTGGATGAAGAAGGCACAACCGTCGTCGTGGAACCGGCCGGCGAATACCGCGAGATCCGCCAGAACGCGCTCGATGAAATGACGCTCGCCTCCCCAGCCGTCGCCGACGGTGCATTGTTCATCCGGACGGAGACAAAGCTCTACCGAATCGCCAAGTAGCCGCAGGACCCTGGACCCTGGACCCGCCTTCGCCAAGGCTACGGCGAGGCAAGCCCTGGACTCAGGACTCTGGACCCCGGACCACCTATAATCTGCCGATGGTCGGCACGTCCGTTCTCCAATACCGCATCATCCGTCAGCTCGGCAGCGGAGGGATGGGCATCGTCTATGAGGCCGAAGACACCAAGCTGAACCGAAAGGTGGCGCTCAAGTTCCTGCCCGAGTCGCTTGTCATGTCGTCGGAGGCCGCAGACCGGTTTGGACGTGAGGCCAAACTGGCCGGGTCTCTCAACCACCCGAACATCTGCACCGTTCATGAAAGCGGCCTGTACGAGGGGCGCCAGTTCTTTGTTATGGAACTGCTGGAGGGCGACTCGCTCAAGACGCTGATTCAGGACAAGCCCTTACCCATCGAGCAGATCCTGGATGTGGGGTGCCAGATCGCAGACGCACTTGAAGTGGCCCACACGAAGGGCATCGTGCACCGCGACATCAAACCCGCGAATATCTTCATCACCACACGCGGACAGGCGAAACTGCTCGACTTCGGCGTGGCCACGGCCGGGCCGGAACATATGGCGGCCGGCGACGATACGCGCGTCGCCGCGGAAGCGCTCACCACGCCAGGCACCGCCATTGGTTCGGTCAACTACATGTCACCCGAACAGGCACGAGGCGAGGTCACGGATGGCCGCACCGATCTGTTCTCCCTGGGCCTGGTCCTGTACGAGATGGCGACGGGGCGCCAGGCCTTCGGCGGCCAGACCACCGCGGTGGTGTTTGACTCGATTCTCAACCGCGACCCTGTCCCGGTGCTTCAGATCAATCCGGCCGTGCCGGCCGACCTTGAACACGTGATCACGCGCGCGCTGGAGAAGGACCGCAAGATGCGGTACCAGACGGCGGCCGACATGCTGTCGGAGCTCTCGCGCCTCCGGCGCGACACCAGTTCAACCAACGTCGCGACCGCTGCC from Acidobacteriota bacterium encodes:
- a CDS encoding ABC transporter permease, producing MGGAGARGGARDAAGVMFWKRLFGRARRDRDRDEELRLHLAMHIDDLVARGVPVAEARRQAHLSLGNARSRREEMDDMQRLPFVETFSRDVRYAVRMLRRTPAFTITAISTLALVIGANTAVFSLANALLLKPLPFPDADRLALVSTEFASPRGSGSGHSVDGATWKALASGPMGAGAAVFTNWTAGVNLVVNQQARFADQQRVGAGFFRVLGVLPAVGREFTVDEDVPGGPAVAILSHALWMSAFAGNNSILGQTILLRGEPWQVIGIMPEGFRGTVDADVWTPLRPTTSGEGGGTNYAVIVRVPDGQSVADAERQVGPAVAEAMRVQFSAADVTVTAGLEPLKEVLSADNREPIVMLSAAVATVLVIACVNLAALLLARGGARSKELATRMALGSGRASVIRQLMTESLVLALAGGAAGLLVGWLGLGGLQAISGDRFLDWQRVTIDGPVVVWCAGLSLLTSLIFGLVPAWQVTRLDVQAALIEGGNRSVAGGASHWTRRGLIVAQVALGVVLLVSAGLLVRTFVNLQSLKPGFNPQGLTTTAVSLLDARYPSPIEVNVLFDKTLERLRLTPGVDAAAVSLGLPYERVLNMGFRYPGEERGRTASVMYVSPDFFRTFQIPVNRGREFRASDAATTLPVLVVNEAFSRLYSKDRDVMGRMIQFAGAQREVVGVAGDVQMRPGFQVDGLVPGPVVSSPTIYLPAAQVNQGIVGTHIWFPPVWTVRASSPETAARALTDAMAGVDPLLPLGQIRQMSDVRASATAEHSMLMLLVGALALVALLLAAIGLHGLISHSVTERTREFGIRLALGASPSGLVRSVAESGVVLVAIGVVIGALLAVPASSLVASVLYGVAERDPLTYTGAAAFLLVVAAVASVIPALRILRLDPATTLRQ
- a CDS encoding PadR family transcriptional regulator; its protein translation is MTRKATGTQGDLLQGTLDLLVLQTLQLGPAHGYDIASTIARRSDDVLQVEQGSLYPALQRIEGRGWITSYWGTSGSNRRARFYKLTAKGKRQLATEATRWEALARAVARVMRPV
- a CDS encoding PQQ-binding-like beta-propeller repeat protein, whose amino-acid sequence is MTKWGPRSVHIATAGLALVSGLAALSAAPTENWPGFRGPAANGVAEAPGLPLTWSKTENVKWAIDVPGRGWSSPVIWNRVVYLTSAISGKPFKQPSPGLYGNDYIAELRAKGVPAAEVNRLVRARDNEIPEESDEIRYMVYAYNAQTGKLLWEREAHKGLPFGGRHRKNTYSSETPFTDGERLYVSFGQNLGLFVYSLDGTLLWKKQWSPQRIYLDFGTASSPVVHAGKVFLLQDSEQESFLTALDAKTGAELWRTPRSSKGLLHSSWNTPYLWTHAGRTEVVTTGHGSVRSYDLDGKELWRITIAGTTMPTPSAFAANGLLFVGTGAQGGDASRPFFAVRPGASGDISLTGDATSNEFIAWSHPRASGYTPSAILHSGRMYLLHDTGIMTVLDAETGKELYKARVGGTGHTFSASPIALGDRLLFLDEEGTTVVVEPAGEYREIRQNALDEMTLASPAVADGALFIRTETKLYRIAK